A single region of the Pseudomonas sp. VD-NE ins genome encodes:
- the astD gene encoding succinylglutamate-semialdehyde dehydrogenase → MMNSLYIAGEWLAGQGEAFQSLNPVTQQVLWSGEGATAAQVESAVQAARQAFPGWARRTLEERISVLEAFAASLKNHADELARTIGEETGKPLWEAATEVTSMVNKIAISVQSYRERTGEKSGPLGDATAVLRHKPHGVVAVFGPYNFPGHLPNGHIVPALLAGNSVLFKPSELTPKVAELTVKCWIEAGLPAGVLNLLQGARETGIALAANPGIDGLFFTGSSRTGNHLHQQFAGRPDKILALEMGGNNPLVVDQVADLDAAVYTIIQSAFISAGQRCTCARRLLVPQGAWGDSLLKRLVEVSSTIEVGAFDQQPAPFMGSVISLGAAKALMDAQAHLLANGAVSLLAMTQPQAQAALLTPGILDVTAVAERPDEELFGPLLQVIRYIDFEAAITEANNTAYGLAAGLLSDSEARYQQFWLESRAGIVNWNKQLTGAASSAPFGGVGASGNHRASAYYAADYCAYPVASLETPSLVLPAALTPGVKMA, encoded by the coding sequence ATAATGAATTCGCTATACATCGCAGGTGAGTGGCTGGCCGGTCAGGGCGAAGCCTTTCAATCGTTGAACCCGGTGACACAGCAAGTGCTGTGGTCGGGGGAGGGCGCCACCGCTGCTCAGGTTGAATCGGCGGTGCAGGCTGCGCGTCAGGCGTTTCCGGGTTGGGCACGTCGTACGCTGGAAGAGCGCATCAGCGTGCTTGAGGCTTTCGCCGCGTCGCTGAAAAACCACGCTGACGAACTGGCTCGCACCATTGGTGAAGAGACCGGCAAACCGCTGTGGGAAGCTGCGACCGAAGTGACCAGCATGGTCAACAAGATCGCGATCTCGGTGCAGAGCTACCGCGAGCGTACTGGCGAGAAGAGCGGCCCGTTGGGCGACGCCACTGCCGTGTTGCGCCACAAACCGCACGGCGTGGTCGCGGTGTTCGGCCCTTACAACTTCCCCGGTCACTTGCCCAACGGTCACATCGTTCCGGCGCTGCTGGCCGGTAACAGCGTGCTGTTCAAACCGAGCGAACTGACCCCGAAAGTTGCCGAGCTGACGGTTAAATGCTGGATCGAAGCGGGCTTGCCGGCAGGCGTTTTGAACCTGCTGCAAGGCGCTCGCGAAACCGGCATCGCGCTGGCGGCGAACCCGGGCATCGATGGTCTGTTCTTCACCGGTTCGAGCCGCACCGGCAATCATCTGCACCAGCAATTCGCCGGGCGTCCGGACAAGATTCTCGCGCTGGAAATGGGCGGGAATAACCCGCTGGTGGTCGACCAGGTCGCGGATCTCGATGCAGCTGTTTACACGATCATTCAGTCGGCGTTCATTTCTGCCGGCCAGCGTTGCACCTGTGCACGCCGTCTGCTGGTGCCCCAAGGCGCGTGGGGCGACAGCCTGCTCAAGCGTTTGGTTGAAGTCAGCTCGACCATCGAGGTCGGTGCATTCGATCAGCAACCCGCGCCGTTCATGGGCTCGGTGATTTCCCTCGGCGCGGCGAAAGCGCTGATGGACGCTCAAGCACATCTGTTGGCCAATGGCGCGGTGTCGTTGCTGGCGATGACTCAGCCACAGGCACAGGCCGCGTTGCTGACCCCGGGCATTCTCGATGTGACGGCGGTTGCCGAGCGTCCGGACGAAGAGCTGTTTGGCCCGTTGCTGCAAGTAATTCGCTACATCGACTTCGAAGCGGCGATCACTGAGGCGAACAACACCGCTTACGGCTTGGCCGCTGGTTTGTTGTCGGATTCCGAAGCGCGTTATCAGCAGTTCTGGCTGGAAAGCCGCGCCGGGATCGTCAACTGGAACAAACAGCTGACCGGTGCTGCGAGCAGCGCGCCGTTCGGCGGTGTCGGTGCCTCGGGTAACCATCGCGCCAGCGCCTATTACGCAGCGGATTACTGCGCGTACCCGGTGGCGTCGCTGGAGACTCCAAGCCTGGTGTTGCCTGCCGCCCTGACGCCTGGCGTGAAGATGGCGTGA
- the astA gene encoding arginine N-succinyltransferase yields the protein MIVRPVRSSDLSALIDLARSTGTGLTTLPANEERLAHRVGWAEKTFRGEAGRGDADYLFVLEDDDGRVVGISAIAGAVGMREPWYNFRVGLTVSASQELNIYREIPTLFLANDLTGNSELCSLFLHADYRSGLNGRMLSKARMLFIAEFPELFGNKIIAEMRGVSDDAGRSPFWESLGRHFFKMEFSQADYLTGVGNKAFIAELMPKFPLYTCFLSEGARSVIGQVHPDTEPALAMLKGEGFSYQGYVDIFDAGPAIECETGKIRAVRDSEALVLAVGTPGDDATPFIIHNRKREDCRITAAPARLAAGTLVVDPQTAKRLQLNAGDQVRAVALSAARESK from the coding sequence ATGATTGTTCGTCCCGTACGCAGCAGCGATTTATCCGCGCTGATCGACCTGGCCCGCAGCACCGGCACCGGCCTGACCACATTGCCGGCCAACGAAGAACGTCTGGCCCACCGGGTCGGCTGGGCCGAGAAGACCTTTCGCGGCGAAGCCGGCCGTGGCGATGCGGACTACCTGTTCGTGCTCGAAGACGACGACGGCCGCGTGGTGGGGATTTCTGCCATCGCCGGCGCGGTCGGTATGCGTGAGCCCTGGTACAACTTCCGTGTCGGCCTCACTGTCAGCGCTTCGCAAGAGCTGAACATCTATCGCGAGATTCCGACGCTGTTTCTGGCCAACGACCTGACCGGCAATTCCGAACTGTGCTCGCTGTTCCTGCATGCCGATTACCGCAGCGGTCTGAACGGTCGCATGCTGTCGAAGGCGCGGATGCTGTTCATCGCGGAATTCCCTGAGCTGTTCGGCAACAAGATCATTGCCGAAATGCGCGGTGTCTCCGATGACGCTGGCCGTTCGCCGTTCTGGGAAAGCCTCGGTCGGCACTTCTTCAAAATGGAATTCAGTCAGGCTGACTACCTCACCGGGGTTGGCAACAAGGCGTTCATCGCTGAACTGATGCCGAAATTCCCGCTGTACACCTGCTTCCTCTCCGAAGGCGCGCGCAGTGTCATCGGTCAGGTTCACCCGGACACCGAGCCAGCCTTGGCGATGCTCAAGGGCGAAGGTTTCAGCTATCAGGGTTACGTCGACATCTTCGACGCAGGTCCCGCCATCGAATGCGAAACCGGCAAGATCCGCGCGGTGCGTGACAGTGAAGCGCTGGTGCTCGCTGTCGGTACACCGGGCGACGACGCCACGCCGTTCATCATCCATAACCGCAAGCGCGAAGACTGCCGTATCACCGCTGCGCCGGCGCGTCTGGCTGCCGGTACGCTGGTGGTCGATCCGCAGACCGCAAAACGTCTTCAACTCAACGCTGGCGACCAAGTGCGCGCCGTGGCGTTGTCCGCTGCACGGGAGTCGAAATAA